The following proteins come from a genomic window of Pocillopora verrucosa isolate sample1 chromosome 6, ASM3666991v2, whole genome shotgun sequence:
- the LOC131787813 gene encoding uncharacterized protein codes for MAEGRFASVYSVEEFILEHENKNTAQKTERDVRLLERFLKTKDEDRKIEDIPAAELNEFISEFIISVPGVLLADALDKKCDTIFTCGGIQSNHCRSAAVAARQPGLDCYLFLRSPEQAVTVSPSSVVISSSDSSDGEEDGYPLSSITVVEAESDSFLQEDLGITSDLVSKAIRTIDNTTSWTNQNDYGTQMMATEELQFIRTVLGRLECSFARQEAKMDRILTLLTSSTSLLQIPLCPSFTPVNSHFTTPLPTDSSAEFPPPPVTPRPQDIEVRCPDQSSSMCSPMEDGTGTVAVGGNANVRLTKSDYNFAKAASKPTVMSLRLVDHLFTKDTLTKSTVQGTKEFAPLDRDKLDAIKTEVLTAFSYQCRGMEDVLRMWEQCKTSIGKRCQNLRKNRAIMC; via the exons atggccgAGGGAAGGTTCGCTTCTGTttactcagttgaagaattcattttagaacacgaaaacaaaaataccgctcaaaaaactgaaagagatgtaagattgcttgaaagatttttgaaaacgaaggacgaagacaggaaaattgaagatattccAGCGGCTGAGTTGAATGAATTCATTAGCGAATTTATTATCTCCGTAC CTGGAGTTTTGTTAGCTGATGCCCTGGACAAGAAGTGTGACACAATATTTACATGTGGTGGAATCCAGTCCAATCATTGCAGAAGCGCTGCAGTTGCTGCAAGACAACCTGGTTTGGATTGTTACCTGTTCTTAAGAAGTCCTGAACAGGCag TTACAGTATCGCCTTCATCAGTTGTGATCTCTTCGTCGGATTCATCTGATGGTGAAGAAGATGGATATCCTTTGTCCTCCATAACAGTGGTGGAGGCTGAATCTGATAGTTTTTTGCAAGAAGACCTTGGAATTACCTCAGACCTAGTATCCAAAGCCATCAGGACTATTGACAATACAACAAGT TGGACGAACCAGAATGACTACGGCACTCAAATGATGGCGACTGAAGAACTTCAGTTTATCAGGACTGTCTTGGGCAGGCTTGAGTGCTCCTTTGCCAGGCAGGAGGCCAAGATGGATCGCATCCTAACCTTGCTGACATCTTCAACTTCTTTGCTGCAAATTCCCCTGTGTCCGTCCTTCACACCAGTTAACTCACATTTTACGACGCCATTGCCGACCGATTCTTCCGCTGAATTTCCACCGCCCCCTGTCACGCCTAGGCCGCAGGACATTGAAGTTCGTTGTCCAGATCAGTCCTCTTCAATGTGCAGTCCTATGGAAGATG gaactgGTACAGTTGCAGTTGGAGGAAATGCTAATGTGCGGCTGACAAAATCTGACTACAATTTTGCGAAGGCCGCCTCCAAACCCACCGTCATGAGCCTTCGTCTAGTTGACCACCTCTTTACAAAAGACACCCTTACGAAGTCAACTGTTCAGGGTACCAAGGAATTTGCTCCCCTTGACCGAGACAAACTTGATGCAATTAAAA CTGAAGTGCTGACCGCCTTTTCTTATCAATGCCGGGGAATGGAAGACGTTCTACGGATGTGGGAACAGTGCAAAACAAGTATTGGAAAAAGATGTCAGAATTTACGAAAAAATAGAGCAAT aatgTGCTGA